A genomic segment from Arcobacter acticola encodes:
- a CDS encoding rhomboid family intramembrane serine protease → MLKNFSKKDLTVTNILIFITVVMYIIQINTSQGGLLFGLNLYFLIYDFWWQPLSSMFAHGGIAHLGMNMFVLWQFGNLIERGRGKKEIVLLYLISGIATSLLSFAYIFYLDNSVNLVGASGAICALLGYVAYYDKAQRSGIITWVLLISVAPLLIGLPIAWYAHFIGLAIGFIYALIRR, encoded by the coding sequence ATGTTAAAAAACTTTAGTAAAAAAGATCTTACAGTTACAAATATACTTATATTTATTACTGTTGTAATGTATATTATTCAAATAAATACATCTCAAGGTGGTTTATTATTTGGTTTAAATTTATATTTTTTAATTTATGATTTTTGGTGGCAGCCACTTTCATCTATGTTTGCACATGGAGGAATTGCTCACTTAGGTATGAATATGTTTGTACTTTGGCAGTTTGGGAATTTAATTGAAAGAGGAAGAGGGAAAAAAGAGATAGTTCTTCTTTATTTAATAAGTGGAATAGCAACTTCTCTTTTATCTTTTGCATATATATTTTATTTAGACAATAGTGTAAACTTAGTTGGTGCATCAGGTGCTATTTGTGCACTATTAGGATATGTGGCATATTATGATAAAGCTCAAAGAAGTGGCATTATAACTTGGGTTTTACTAATCTCAGTTGCACCGCTATTAATTGGACTTCCAATTGCTTGGTATGCTCACTTTATAGGGCTTGCTATTGGATTTATTTATGCTCTTATTAGAAGATAA
- a CDS encoding CPXCG motif-containing cysteine-rich protein, translating into MEEIHIQCPYCLQAISIPLDTGIYEPATIVEDCEVCCRPIEVSYIVEDREIKTYSYNSIEGNEF; encoded by the coding sequence ATGGAAGAAATACATATACAGTGTCCATATTGTTTACAAGCTATATCAATTCCTTTAGATACAGGAATTTACGAGCCAGCAACTATTGTTGAAGATTGTGAAGTGTGTTGCAGACCTATTGAGGTTTCATATATAGTAGAAGATAGAGAAATAAAAACTTATTCATATAATAGTATAGAAGGGAATGAATTTTAA
- a CDS encoding low molecular weight protein-tyrosine-phosphatase, which yields MEVKSILFVCLGNICRSPLAQGIAEQYIKEKNIELVVQSAGTGSWHIGEAPCENSIKVASLNGVDISKQKAQQVKKSDFKNFDLIIGLDDSNISNLKNLGCKNPLKLGDFGFNGEDVPDPYFFDGFEGFDKVFEMIEHCVKNLIDEKFGN from the coding sequence ATGGAAGTAAAATCGATTTTATTTGTCTGCCTTGGAAATATATGCAGATCTCCATTGGCTCAAGGAATTGCAGAACAATATATAAAAGAAAAAAATATTGAGCTAGTAGTACAAAGTGCAGGAACAGGTTCTTGGCATATTGGTGAGGCTCCATGTGAAAATTCAATAAAAGTGGCTTCGTTAAACGGCGTTGATATTTCAAAGCAAAAAGCTCAACAAGTTAAAAAGTCTGACTTTAAAAATTTTGATTTAATTATTGGACTTGATGATAGTAATATTTCAAATCTAAAAAATCTAGGATGTAAAAATCCACTAAAACTTGGTGATTTTGGATTTAATGGAGAGGATGTTCCTGATCCATATTTTTTCGATGGTTTTGAAGGTTTTGATAAAGTTTTTGAGATGATTGAACATTGTGTAAAAAATTTAATTGATGAGAAGTTTGGTAACTAA
- a CDS encoding DsrE family protein translates to MLKIGTIVRILFIFIISFTYVNANEINDKAALNGIKEAKSVFLIDFTNVKKTAFYLNIIEGTHKGFVSQGVKPDMVLVFIGETVKYLSTKPDEAFEMENEEDLISIQKSIKTLASLGVRMEVCAVATKVFNVDNSTIPKEMNVIADGFISLIGWQTQGYKLVPIF, encoded by the coding sequence ATGCTTAAAATAGGGACTATAGTAAGGATATTATTTATATTTATAATAAGTTTTACTTATGTAAATGCAAATGAAATAAATGATAAAGCTGCATTAAATGGTATAAAAGAAGCAAAAAGTGTTTTTTTAATTGATTTTACAAATGTAAAAAAAACCGCTTTTTATTTAAATATTATTGAAGGAACACACAAAGGTTTTGTTTCTCAAGGTGTAAAACCAGATATGGTTTTAGTTTTTATTGGTGAAACAGTAAAATATTTAAGTACAAAACCAGATGAAGCATTTGAAATGGAAAATGAAGAAGATTTAATATCAATTCAAAAATCTATAAAAACTCTTGCAAGTTTAGGTGTAAGAATGGAAGTTTGTGCCGTTGCTACAAAGGTTTTTAATGTAGATAATAGCACTATTCCAAAAGAGATGAATGTTATAGCTGATGGTTTTATATCATTAATTGGTTGGCAAACACAAGGTTATAAACTAGTTCCAATATTTTAA
- a CDS encoding CHASE domain-containing protein: MFKSNLFAKYFSYKIAFLLIFIISVFISLLFWFFSLRYYDNLTKELFEHRVNENIDNMQQRISNYKYALISGVALVNANDKITSQIWHDFISSLDLENNYPGFQGIGYSPVLKTADIPSFVKEIQIHNPNYNLLLSKEREIYVPVQYIEPMNNRNIKAIGYDLYSEATRRAVLDSARDSGMPSLSDKVILRQEIDSDVQAGILMYLPVYKKNSINSIEDRKDSIVSFVSGVFRMGDLMQNIVLKETILDFEIFDNKKQLEENLLFKSFTETNLNSKYTSKNEIKINDKIWYVNFYSNKEFENSFSYAKPLMLTLFGIGLYFVLLLIILLIIQSKKLLQIKTNQLEKLNNDLSLSKKKYKTLVNQSLAGIYTYHENNFLFVNKHFCEIFGYGEEEILTILKPIDIIKRNDSTNVEKKIDDKFSIDNKSSHHIIKGVKKDGTSIWLEIYENIIDIEGISSISGIVLDITQRIEFQEQFENLFNFGNIGLAITTPQKAWLQVNNEILNILGYSKEELFETTWDKISYEEDIEKDIGLFNDVLSGKINNYQVEKRFVNKDGEIVETILTLSAYKQNNKIKYLLASILDITDSKMKENLLVQQSKLAAMGEMIAIIVHQWKQPLSLISTSSTGMKLQLEMDMLTKEFSMEALNSIINATKHLSTTIDDFRDFFKPKRFKTTFNMKESIGKSLKLISSGFKNKDIKVIQDIDNISITTYENDLIQILINILGNAKDALLNVDTQRLIFLCANMSEDNKNLIISIKDSAGGIPEDIIEKIFESYFTTKEDKNGTGIGLYIVNEIITKHMKGEIQVANVEFTYENNKYFGAEFKLIIPL, translated from the coding sequence ATGTTTAAAAGTAATTTATTTGCTAAATATTTCAGCTATAAAATAGCTTTCCTATTAATTTTCATTATTTCCGTATTTATCTCATTATTATTTTGGTTTTTTTCTTTAAGATACTATGATAATTTAACAAAAGAATTATTTGAACATAGAGTTAATGAAAACATTGATAATATGCAGCAAAGAATTTCTAATTATAAGTATGCCTTAATAAGTGGAGTTGCCTTAGTTAATGCAAATGATAAAATAACAAGTCAAATTTGGCATGATTTTATTAGCTCTTTGGATTTAGAAAATAACTATCCAGGTTTCCAAGGAATTGGATATTCCCCTGTTCTTAAAACTGCAGATATTCCTTCTTTTGTTAAAGAAATACAAATACATAATCCAAATTATAACCTTTTATTATCTAAAGAAAGAGAAATATATGTACCTGTTCAATATATTGAACCTATGAATAATAGAAATATAAAAGCAATAGGTTATGATCTTTATTCAGAAGCAACACGAAGAGCTGTTTTAGATTCAGCAAGAGATAGCGGAATGCCTTCATTAAGTGATAAGGTAATATTACGTCAAGAAATCGATAGTGATGTTCAAGCTGGAATATTAATGTATCTTCCTGTATACAAAAAAAATAGTATAAATTCAATTGAAGATAGAAAAGATTCTATTGTAAGTTTTGTTAGTGGTGTTTTTAGAATGGGTGATTTGATGCAAAATATTGTATTAAAAGAAACTATTTTAGATTTTGAGATATTTGATAATAAAAAACAACTAGAAGAAAATTTATTATTTAAATCTTTTACGGAAACTAACTTGAATTCTAAATATACTTCTAAAAATGAAATCAAAATAAATGATAAAATTTGGTATGTAAATTTTTATTCTAATAAAGAGTTTGAAAATAGTTTTTCATATGCCAAACCTTTAATGTTAACACTTTTTGGTATTGGCTTATACTTTGTATTACTATTAATTATTTTATTAATAATTCAAAGTAAAAAACTACTTCAAATAAAAACTAATCAACTTGAAAAGCTTAATAATGATTTATCATTAAGTAAGAAAAAATATAAAACTTTAGTTAATCAATCTTTAGCTGGTATTTATACCTATCATGAGAATAATTTTTTATTTGTAAATAAACATTTTTGTGAAATATTTGGATATGGTGAAGAAGAAATTTTAACTATTCTTAAACCAATTGATATTATCAAAAGAAATGATTCTACTAATGTAGAAAAAAAGATTGATGATAAATTTTCAATAGATAATAAGTCTTCTCACCATATAATAAAAGGTGTTAAAAAAGATGGTACTTCTATTTGGCTAGAAATCTATGAGAATATTATTGATATTGAAGGTATTTCTTCTATTTCAGGAATAGTTTTAGATATTACTCAAAGAATTGAATTTCAAGAACAATTTGAAAATCTTTTTAACTTTGGTAATATTGGATTAGCTATTACAACACCACAAAAAGCTTGGTTACAAGTTAATAATGAGATATTAAATATCTTGGGTTATAGCAAAGAAGAGTTATTTGAAACTACTTGGGATAAAATAAGCTATGAAGAAGATATAGAGAAAGATATAGGTTTATTTAATGATGTACTTAGTGGCAAAATTAATAATTATCAAGTTGAAAAAAGATTTGTAAATAAAGATGGGGAAATAGTTGAAACAATTTTAACTCTAAGTGCATATAAACAAAACAATAAAATAAAATATTTACTAGCTTCAATTCTTGATATAACAGATAGTAAAATGAAAGAGAATCTTCTTGTTCAACAATCAAAACTAGCAGCAATGGGTGAAATGATAGCTATCATAGTTCATCAATGGAAACAGCCATTAAGTTTAATCAGTACTTCTTCAACAGGAATGAAACTACAACTAGAAATGGATATGTTAACAAAAGAGTTTTCTATGGAAGCTTTAAATTCAATCATAAATGCAACAAAACATTTATCAACTACTATTGATGATTTTAGAGATTTTTTCAAGCCAAAAAGATTTAAAACAACTTTTAATATGAAAGAATCAATTGGTAAATCTTTAAAACTAATCTCTTCTGGATTTAAAAATAAAGATATAAAAGTTATTCAAGATATTGATAATATTTCTATTACTACATACGAAAATGATTTAATCCAAATACTTATAAATATTTTAGGTAATGCTAAAGATGCCTTATTAAATGTAGATACACAAAGATTAATCTTTTTATGTGCAAATATGTCAGAAGATAATAAAAACTTAATAATATCAATTAAAGATAGTGCAGGGGGAATTCCTGAAGATATTATCGAAAAAATATTTGAGTCATATTTTACTACTAAAGAAGATAAAAATGGAACAGGAATTGGATTATATATAGTAAATGAAATTATAACTAAACATATGAAAGGTGAAATCCAAGTTGCCAATGTTGAATTTACCTATGAGAATAATAAATATTTTGGAGCTGAATTTAAATTAATCATTCCATTATAA
- a CDS encoding methyltransferase, giving the protein MTTNLQSIKPDRPNIITSKIDAISFYRKMDTESVVNQMIAGKNVLVEEYYSNGLQVLAELKKNLLLRFPDKSFQGQRAYRSAFREASHRLFIKVIDNKLAVKKAPDIAWLKLLYPEVSEFYISYPEVQGMNSSWQWHEKGLEIKTLNINIHPYYGTYFPTRFDHLKLFDKWLKKYDGPKDNAIDIGVGSGILTYQLIQNGFENVYATDTNKNAIIGVYQESRKLNFQKKITLNHCDLFGNFDRKVDVIVFNPPWLLAKHDLEEGIDKAMYYEEDLFPRFFEKAKKYLKEDGKLVLIFSNLAQEVDKESTHPIIEELQKNNRFRKDLHLRREVRASSRRTQRTDSRETEKVELWVLAHKKEK; this is encoded by the coding sequence ATGACTACAAATTTACAATCTATCAAACCAGATAGACCTAATATTATAACTTCAAAAATTGATGCTATAAGTTTTTACCGAAAAATGGATACCGAATCAGTTGTTAACCAAATGATTGCTGGAAAAAATGTGCTAGTTGAGGAGTACTATAGTAACGGATTACAAGTTTTAGCTGAGCTAAAAAAGAATCTTTTACTTAGATTTCCAGACAAAAGTTTTCAAGGGCAAAGAGCTTATCGTTCTGCCTTTAGAGAAGCTTCACATAGATTATTTATAAAAGTAATAGATAATAAACTAGCTGTTAAAAAAGCTCCAGATATTGCTTGGTTAAAACTACTATATCCTGAAGTTTCAGAATTTTATATCTCTTACCCTGAAGTTCAAGGTATGAACAGTTCATGGCAATGGCATGAAAAAGGTCTTGAAATTAAGACTTTAAATATAAATATTCATCCTTATTATGGAACATATTTTCCAACAAGATTTGATCACTTAAAATTATTTGACAAATGGTTAAAAAAATATGATGGACCTAAAGATAATGCTATTGATATTGGTGTTGGAAGCGGTATTTTAACATATCAATTAATTCAAAATGGTTTTGAGAATGTTTATGCAACAGATACAAATAAAAATGCAATTATTGGTGTTTATCAAGAAAGTAGAAAATTAAATTTTCAAAAGAAAATAACCCTAAATCATTGTGATTTATTTGGAAATTTTGATAGAAAAGTAGATGTAATTGTTTTTAATCCACCATGGTTACTTGCAAAGCATGACTTAGAAGAAGGTATAGATAAAGCTATGTATTATGAAGAAGACCTATTTCCAAGGTTCTTTGAAAAAGCTAAAAAATATCTAAAAGAAGATGGGAAATTAGTTTTAATTTTCTCAAATCTTGCCCAAGAAGTGGACAAAGAAAGTACTCATCCAATAATTGAAGAGTTACAAAAAAACAATCGTTTTAGAAAAGATTTACACCTAAGACGAGAAGTTAGAGCATCTTCAAGAAGAACTCAAAGAACAGATTCAAGGGAAACTGAAAAAGTTGAATTATGGGTTTTAGCACATAAAAAAGAGAAGTGA
- a CDS encoding methyl-accepting chemotaxis protein: MSLFSFSNNKEEKAQLNAIDEHFAVISFSPEGIILEANQNFLNTLGYTENEVLGKHHKIFCDAKLVNSKEYSDFWHELKKGTAQTSEFKRIKKDGHSIFIQASYTPIKDNSGKVYKIIKFAQDVTAKKLEDLYFKGQIQAIGKSQAIIEFDMNGIILNANENFLKAIDYSLDEIKGKHHSIFCEESYKNSNEYKDFWEKLNNAEFQSGEFLRIGKDGKKVYIQATYNPIIDIDNKPFKVVKYATEITARKNTMFSIQKNIEKLNKSLNHLSGASNSMSIDAENSMKGSQEVSVSIEQMDQAVNDLSEKIEIMLSSITSIANAAANGEKIALGAKEQSKSTSSDIIKLNQESSKIGETINLITQIAFQTNILSLNAAVEAATAGEAGRGFAVVAAEVRNLATRSNEAAKEITSAIESIQTLVKNSLKSINSVDSTIEEISLMSSNISKSILEQKTISNQLASTALQTSKGLNEISNSMINVSQSAQNTRDEAIETKNASEELITVSTELISTLKALN, from the coding sequence ATGTCATTATTTTCATTTTCAAATAATAAAGAAGAAAAAGCCCAATTAAATGCCATAGATGAACACTTTGCCGTTATTTCTTTTTCACCTGAGGGAATCATACTTGAAGCAAATCAGAATTTTTTAAATACCCTTGGTTATACAGAAAATGAAGTTTTAGGAAAGCATCATAAAATATTTTGTGATGCTAAACTTGTAAATAGTAAAGAATATTCAGATTTTTGGCATGAACTAAAAAAAGGTACTGCTCAAACATCAGAATTTAAAAGAATAAAAAAAGATGGCCACTCTATTTTTATTCAAGCATCTTACACTCCAATAAAAGATAATTCTGGAAAAGTTTATAAAATAATAAAATTTGCACAAGATGTAACTGCTAAAAAATTAGAAGATTTATATTTTAAAGGACAAATTCAAGCTATTGGTAAATCTCAAGCTATTATTGAGTTTGATATGAATGGAATTATTTTAAATGCAAATGAAAACTTTTTAAAGGCCATTGATTATTCTCTTGATGAAATCAAAGGAAAACACCATAGTATATTTTGTGAAGAATCTTATAAAAATTCAAATGAATATAAAGATTTTTGGGAAAAATTAAATAATGCAGAATTTCAAAGTGGTGAATTCCTAAGAATTGGTAAAGATGGCAAAAAGGTATATATTCAAGCAACATATAATCCGATTATTGATATTGATAATAAACCTTTCAAAGTTGTAAAATATGCTACTGAAATTACTGCAAGAAAAAATACAATGTTCTCTATTCAAAAGAATATAGAAAAATTAAACAAATCACTAAATCATCTATCAGGGGCATCAAACTCTATGTCAATAGATGCTGAAAATAGTATGAAGGGTTCACAAGAAGTTAGTGTTTCTATTGAACAAATGGATCAAGCAGTTAATGATCTTTCAGAAAAAATTGAAATCATGCTTTCATCAATCACTAGTATTGCCAATGCAGCTGCTAATGGAGAAAAAATTGCCTTAGGTGCAAAAGAGCAATCAAAAAGTACATCAAGTGATATTATAAAATTAAATCAAGAATCTTCTAAAATAGGAGAGACGATAAATCTTATTACGCAAATTGCATTTCAAACAAATATTTTATCACTAAATGCAGCCGTTGAAGCAGCAACGGCAGGTGAAGCTGGACGTGGATTTGCAGTAGTTGCAGCAGAAGTGCGAAATCTAGCAACTAGATCAAATGAAGCTGCAAAAGAGATTACTAGTGCTATTGAGTCTATTCAAACACTAGTTAAAAACTCTCTTAAATCTATAAATAGTGTTGATAGTACAATTGAAGAGATAAGCTTAATGTCTTCAAATATTTCAAAATCTATTTTAGAGCAAAAAACAATATCAAATCAACTTGCAAGTACAGCTTTACAGACAAGTAAAGGATTAAATGAAATTTCTAATTCAATGATAAATGTTTCCCAAAGTGCACAAAATACAAGAGATGAAGCAATAGAAACAAAAAATGCCTCTGAAGAGTTAATTACTGTTTCAACAGAACTTATTTCAACACTAAAAGCACTCAATTAA
- a CDS encoding protein adenylyltransferase SelO — protein sequence MKLDQIKLDVDYFEFDEKFYQKLKPTPLKNPKLVSFNKEACDLIGLDYKECETQDFINFINGSNVLEGSVPYSMVYAGHQFGYFVPQLGDGRAINLGAVNNWHLQTKGSGLTRYSRSGDGRAVLRSSIREYLMSEAMHGLGIPTTRALAIIDSDTFAHRDWEEESCSIVMRMSPSWIRVGTFEFFARTKNKQAIFQLADYVIKQSYPHLENEEDKYEKMFYSLVDKTAELLALWQTYGFQHGVMNTDNFSMAGLTIDYGPYAFMDYFEKNAICNHTDGEGRYSYNNQPYVARWNLMVLADTLKGICDENKLMSYLNTFLPQHENVYLKMMNKRIGLDATKSGNSNLHLILELLGSLEASKMDYNVFFYRLTNLKSFDDLSSILDIAVFQEPLRKWFESYEKVCEEQDTSFETRSEIMKKVNPKYILKNYIIQEAIEKAHEGDYSGVVDLLKIAQNPFDEHIKFERYAQVTPMKFSNMKLSCSS from the coding sequence ATGAAATTAGACCAAATAAAACTTGATGTTGATTACTTCGAGTTTGATGAAAAATTCTATCAAAAATTAAAACCTACACCACTTAAAAATCCTAAGTTAGTATCATTTAACAAAGAAGCATGTGATTTAATAGGATTAGATTATAAAGAATGTGAGACACAGGATTTTATTAACTTTATAAATGGAAGTAATGTATTAGAAGGAAGCGTTCCTTATAGTATGGTTTATGCTGGACATCAGTTTGGATATTTTGTTCCACAACTAGGTGATGGAAGAGCTATTAATTTGGGTGCTGTGAATAATTGGCATTTACAAACAAAAGGTTCAGGACTTACAAGATATTCAAGAAGTGGTGATGGAAGAGCGGTTTTACGTTCAAGTATAAGAGAATATCTTATGAGTGAAGCTATGCATGGTTTAGGGATTCCAACAACTAGAGCTTTGGCAATTATTGATTCAGATACTTTTGCTCATAGAGATTGGGAAGAAGAGTCTTGCTCAATTGTAATGAGAATGTCTCCTTCTTGGATTAGAGTTGGAACTTTTGAGTTTTTTGCAAGAACAAAAAATAAACAAGCAATATTTCAACTGGCAGATTATGTAATAAAACAATCATATCCACACTTGGAAAATGAAGAGGATAAATATGAAAAAATGTTTTATTCTTTAGTTGATAAAACAGCAGAATTATTAGCTTTATGGCAAACCTATGGTTTTCAACATGGAGTTATGAATACAGATAACTTCTCAATGGCTGGACTTACAATAGATTATGGCCCTTATGCATTTATGGATTATTTTGAAAAAAATGCAATATGTAATCACACAGATGGTGAAGGAAGATATTCTTATAACAATCAACCTTATGTGGCAAGATGGAATCTGATGGTTTTAGCAGATACCTTAAAAGGAATTTGTGATGAGAATAAACTAATGTCATATCTAAATACTTTCTTGCCTCAACATGAAAATGTATATTTAAAAATGATGAATAAAAGAATAGGTTTGGATGCCACTAAAAGTGGAAATTCAAATTTACATTTGATTCTTGAATTACTTGGAAGTTTAGAAGCTTCAAAAATGGATTACAATGTGTTTTTTTATAGATTAACTAATCTCAAATCTTTTGATGATTTATCTTCTATTTTAGATATTGCAGTTTTTCAAGAGCCACTTAGAAAATGGTTTGAATCTTATGAAAAAGTTTGTGAAGAGCAAGATACAAGCTTTGAAACAAGAAGTGAAATTATGAAAAAAGTAAATCCAAAATATATTTTAAAAAACTATATTATTCAAGAAGCTATTGAAAAAGCCCATGAAGGAGATTATAGTGGAGTTGTTGATTTATTAAAAATTGCACAAAATCCATTTGATGAGCATATTAAATTTGAAAGGTATGCCCAAGTTACACCTATGAAGTTTTCTAATATGAAACTTTCTTGTTCTTCATAA